From Pseudomonas vanderleydeniana, the proteins below share one genomic window:
- a CDS encoding TraR/DksA family transcriptional regulator — protein sequence MTKEKLLAMPADDYMNAEQLAFFTELLQAMKVETHERIEQNRVAIESLDTPADPADAASVEEERTWLVNAIDRDQRMLPQLEQALDRIRDDSFGWCDDSGDPIGLKRLLISPTTKYCIEAQERHEQIDKHQRQA from the coding sequence ATGACAAAGGAAAAGTTGCTGGCCATGCCGGCGGACGACTACATGAACGCTGAGCAACTGGCTTTCTTCACCGAGCTGTTGCAGGCAATGAAAGTCGAAACCCACGAGCGTATCGAGCAGAACCGCGTGGCTATCGAAAGCCTCGATACCCCGGCAGACCCGGCTGACGCCGCCTCCGTTGAAGAAGAACGCACCTGGCTGGTGAACGCGATCGATCGCGACCAGCGCATGCTGCCGCAGCTGGAACAGGCCCTGGACCGCATTCGCGACGACTCCTTCGGCTGGTGTGATGACAGCGGCGATCCGATTGGCCTCAAGCGCCTGCTGATCAGCCCGACCACCAAGTACTGCATCGAGGCGCAAGAGCGTCACGAGCAGATCGACAAGCACCAGCGCCAGGCCTGA
- a CDS encoding methyl-accepting chemotaxis protein, whose amino-acid sequence MSGEGILPGVLAPLEAQSKSSPRWRVPLIQSIGLALLLSAMAYADWPLGVCLPLALLLAWLPLWRSRPTEAAPKSEGDALGELTRDLSYATSHNALSAAGVAFSVKQLAGKLQSQLDAAAQIVSSAERVIDTEQATSQLSQQALGSASEARQSSAEGHAVLSESISRMHQLSQRAAASRELIEALSLRSEEIQRVTLVIQAIASQTNLLALNAAIEAARAGEHGRGFAVVADEVRGLAGRTAAATDEVGVMVADIQQRTAQVVEQIQQLSADLEGGVEQVEQTGRQLENIAQLAAGVEGQVSEIARGAQNNREQLESLFGAVEQMRGDLSVSDQQTRRLAEAAVQMEGQAEIISERLAEVGLDDYHQRAYDLAREGASQIAARFEADIEQNRITLEDLFDRSYQVIANTSPTKYQTRFDRYTDQVLPAIQEPLLARHEGLVFAIACTPQGYVPTHNQAFSQPLTGDTAKDALQNRTKRKFDDRTGIRCGSHQQPVLLQTYTRDTGELMHDLSVPIMVKGRHWGGLRLGYRPESAPQASQRR is encoded by the coding sequence ATGTCTGGAGAAGGAATTCTGCCTGGAGTTCTCGCGCCATTGGAGGCGCAGTCGAAGTCGTCCCCGCGCTGGCGGGTGCCACTGATTCAAAGTATCGGGCTGGCGCTGTTGCTGTCGGCCATGGCCTATGCCGACTGGCCGCTGGGCGTTTGCCTGCCGCTGGCGCTGTTGCTGGCCTGGTTGCCGTTGTGGCGCTCGCGTCCCACAGAGGCCGCACCCAAGAGCGAAGGAGATGCACTGGGCGAGCTGACCCGCGATCTGTCCTATGCCACCAGCCATAACGCCCTGTCGGCGGCCGGCGTCGCCTTCTCGGTCAAGCAACTGGCCGGCAAGCTGCAATCGCAACTGGATGCCGCGGCGCAGATCGTCAGCAGCGCCGAACGGGTGATCGATACCGAACAGGCCACTTCACAGCTCAGCCAGCAGGCCCTCGGCTCGGCCAGCGAGGCGCGCCAGAGCAGTGCCGAGGGGCATGCCGTGCTGTCGGAGTCGATCAGTCGCATGCACCAGCTCAGCCAGCGCGCAGCGGCCAGCCGTGAGCTGATCGAGGCCTTGAGCCTGCGCAGCGAGGAGATCCAGCGGGTGACCCTGGTGATCCAGGCCATTGCCAGCCAGACCAACCTGCTGGCGCTCAATGCCGCCATCGAGGCGGCCCGCGCCGGCGAGCACGGGCGCGGGTTCGCCGTGGTGGCCGACGAAGTGCGCGGACTGGCCGGGCGAACCGCCGCCGCGACCGACGAGGTCGGCGTGATGGTCGCCGATATCCAGCAGCGTACCGCCCAGGTGGTGGAGCAGATCCAGCAACTCTCCGCGGACCTCGAGGGCGGCGTCGAGCAGGTCGAGCAGACGGGCCGGCAACTGGAGAACATTGCCCAACTGGCTGCCGGCGTGGAAGGCCAGGTCAGTGAGATTGCCCGCGGTGCGCAGAACAATCGTGAGCAACTGGAAAGCCTGTTCGGCGCGGTGGAGCAGATGCGTGGCGACCTGTCGGTGAGTGACCAGCAGACCCGGCGCCTGGCCGAGGCCGCCGTACAGATGGAAGGGCAGGCCGAGATCATCAGCGAGCGACTGGCCGAGGTTGGCCTGGATGATTATCACCAGCGTGCCTATGACCTGGCCCGGGAAGGCGCCAGCCAGATTGCCGCACGTTTCGAGGCCGACATCGAGCAGAACCGCATCACGCTGGAAGACCTGTTCGACCGTAGCTACCAGGTGATTGCCAATACCTCGCCCACCAAGTACCAGACCCGTTTCGACCGTTACACCGACCAGGTGCTGCCGGCGATCCAGGAACCCCTGTTGGCACGTCACGAGGGCCTGGTCTTCGCCATTGCCTGCACACCGCAAGGCTATGTGCCGACTCACAACCAGGCGTTCTCCCAGCCCCTGACCGGCGATACGGCCAAGGATGCGTTGCAGAACCGTACCAAGCGCAAGTTCGATGATCGTACCGGTATTCGTTGCGGCAGCCACCAGCAGCCGGTGCTGTTGCAGACCTACACCCGCGATACCGGTGAGTTGATGCATGACCTGTCAGTGCCGATCATGGTCAAGGGCCGGCACTGGGGCGGCCTGCGCCTGGGATACCGGCCGGAGAGTGCTCCGCAGGCGTCGCAGCGCCGGTAG
- a CDS encoding MaoC family dehydratase: MSTDLTLRIIDPVPSTARLLWGGLRSLRKAKVEGVPTLPQERLVRPAVELRAADIERYARACGFRREHGVPLSFVHTLAFPLHLLLLTSPAFPWPASGMVHLANRIRQYRRLQEGQALRLQVHCERWVAHPKGQALLIVSQAHGDGSLVWESESLYLRRGVAAPVGEPWQGELELDEQALVRTQRWSLAADLGRRFARVSGDHNPIHTSWPGARLFGFRRPIAHGMWTLGRALAAQQPPRALDAAGLDCEFKLPMFLPGSATLWKVPSSESRQAFEVRTAAGDKPHMRGVLTLT, encoded by the coding sequence ATGAGTACGGACTTGACGCTGCGTATCATCGATCCGGTGCCGTCGACTGCCCGGTTGCTCTGGGGCGGCTTGCGCAGCCTGCGCAAAGCCAAGGTCGAAGGCGTGCCGACCTTGCCGCAGGAGCGGCTGGTAAGACCGGCCGTGGAACTGCGCGCCGCCGACATCGAGCGATACGCCCGGGCCTGCGGTTTTCGCCGCGAGCACGGCGTGCCGCTGTCGTTCGTGCACACCCTGGCGTTTCCCCTGCACCTGCTTCTTTTGACCAGCCCGGCGTTTCCCTGGCCGGCCAGCGGCATGGTGCACCTGGCCAACCGGATCCGCCAGTACCGGCGGCTGCAGGAGGGCCAGGCGTTGCGCCTGCAGGTGCATTGCGAACGCTGGGTGGCGCACCCCAAGGGGCAGGCGCTGCTGATCGTCAGCCAGGCCCATGGTGATGGCAGCCTGGTCTGGGAGAGCGAGAGCCTGTACCTGCGTCGTGGTGTCGCCGCGCCGGTCGGCGAGCCCTGGCAGGGCGAACTGGAGCTGGATGAGCAGGCGCTGGTCCGAACCCAGCGCTGGTCGCTGGCGGCGGACCTCGGGCGGCGTTTCGCCAGGGTGTCGGGGGATCACAATCCGATCCATACCTCGTGGCCGGGCGCACGGCTGTTCGGCTTCAGGCGCCCGATCGCCCATGGCATGTGGACCCTTGGCCGGGCCTTGGCCGCGCAGCAGCCGCCCCGCGCGTTGGACGCGGCGGGACTCGACTGTGAGTTCAAGCTGCCGATGTTCCTGCCCGGCAGTGCAACCTTGTGGAAGGTGCCGTCCAGCGAATCACGCCAGGCCTTTGAAGTGCGCACGGCGGCCGGAGACAAGCCGCACATGCGTGGGGTGCTCACGCTCACTTGA
- a CDS encoding acyl-CoA dehydrogenase: MMVWLLAGLFAALVLAYRQAAAILWLGIAAAWLAVGYVFNVVAPLGATVAAILILLPALVLAIKPLRRSLLSSKALALFRQIMPAMSDTERAAIESGTVWWDAELFSGKPNWERLLKAAPASLSAEEQAFLDNEVETLCDMANDWETTQVWQDMSPQAWQYTKDAGFLGMIIPKQYGGKGFSHYAHSQVVMKLSTRCSAAAISVMVPNSLGPAELLLHYGTEAQRQHYLPRLARGEDIPCFALTSPYAGSDAGAIPDVGVVCKGQFEGEQVLGFRVTWDKRYITLGPIATVLGLAFRAEDPEGLLGHKGSLGITCALIPTTHQGVQTGRRHWPLNAVFQNGPTQGKDVFIPLEWVIGGRDQVGNGWRMLMECLAAGRAISLPSANVGLSKIAVRGTSAYAAMRKQFGLPIGKFEGVQAPLARMAGHLYACDAVRKVSVASLDAGEKPSVISAIAKYHVTERARAVVNDGMDIVAGKGICMGPNNFLARAYQQSPIAITVEGANIMTRCLIIYGQGLIRCHPYVFREMEAARAQGRAGLEAFDSAMFGHISFVVANTVRALVHGLSGGRLLKAPARTDKSLATYYQQVERLSVVLALASDISMGVLGGALKRKESITGRLGDILSQLYILSCVLKRFEDDGRPQGDLPLVHWAAQDALLKAHEALAEVLDNYPSKAAARVIRALSFPFGIPLRKPSDRLLGEVAELVQQPGASRDRLLADSYIPQPDIDKLAYGELAFRLLPQVELIETRLKSAVREGTIAPLPISREAFVVWRVKALELQLISEEEDQLLGRYVEYGDHAIQVDDFPQDFGLLEALQRRQAHVEQMARPATRRRAAVNEGTAVADDSSY; encoded by the coding sequence ATGATGGTATGGTTATTGGCAGGGCTGTTTGCCGCCCTCGTACTCGCCTATCGACAAGCTGCAGCGATTCTCTGGCTCGGTATTGCCGCTGCCTGGCTGGCTGTTGGCTATGTGTTCAATGTGGTTGCCCCGCTGGGCGCGACGGTGGCCGCAATCCTGATCCTGCTGCCGGCCCTGGTGCTGGCGATCAAACCCTTGCGCCGCAGCCTGCTCAGCAGCAAGGCCCTGGCGCTGTTCCGGCAGATCATGCCGGCGATGTCCGACACCGAGCGCGCGGCCATCGAATCCGGTACCGTCTGGTGGGATGCCGAGCTGTTCAGTGGCAAGCCGAACTGGGAGCGCCTGCTCAAGGCGGCTCCGGCGAGCCTGAGCGCAGAGGAGCAGGCGTTCCTCGACAACGAGGTCGAAACCCTCTGCGACATGGCCAATGACTGGGAAACCACCCAGGTCTGGCAGGACATGTCGCCCCAGGCCTGGCAATACACCAAGGACGCCGGCTTTCTCGGCATGATCATCCCCAAGCAATACGGCGGTAAGGGTTTCTCCCATTACGCCCATTCCCAGGTGGTGATGAAGCTGTCGACCCGCTGCTCGGCGGCGGCCATTTCGGTGATGGTGCCCAACTCGCTCGGCCCGGCCGAACTGCTGTTGCACTACGGCACCGAGGCCCAGCGCCAGCACTACCTGCCGCGCCTGGCGCGTGGCGAGGACATCCCGTGCTTCGCCCTGACCAGCCCCTACGCCGGTTCCGACGCCGGGGCCATCCCGGATGTCGGGGTGGTCTGCAAGGGCCAGTTCGAAGGCGAGCAAGTGCTGGGTTTCCGGGTTACCTGGGACAAGCGCTACATTACCCTGGGGCCGATCGCCACGGTTCTCGGCCTGGCCTTCCGTGCCGAAGATCCCGAGGGGCTGCTCGGACACAAGGGTAGCCTGGGCATCACCTGCGCGCTGATTCCGACCACTCATCAGGGCGTACAGACCGGTCGCCGGCACTGGCCGCTCAACGCGGTGTTCCAGAACGGTCCGACCCAGGGCAAGGATGTTTTCATCCCGCTGGAGTGGGTGATTGGCGGTCGTGACCAGGTTGGCAACGGCTGGCGCATGCTGATGGAGTGCCTGGCTGCGGGACGGGCGATCTCGCTGCCCTCGGCCAACGTCGGCCTGAGCAAGATCGCCGTACGGGGCACCAGCGCCTATGCGGCGATGCGCAAGCAGTTCGGCTTGCCCATCGGCAAGTTCGAGGGCGTGCAGGCCCCGCTGGCACGGATGGCCGGGCACCTGTATGCCTGCGATGCGGTGCGCAAGGTCTCGGTGGCCTCGCTGGATGCCGGGGAGAAACCTTCGGTGATCTCCGCCATTGCCAAGTACCACGTCACCGAACGCGCCCGGGCGGTGGTCAACGACGGCATGGACATCGTCGCCGGCAAGGGCATCTGCATGGGGCCGAACAACTTCCTGGCCCGTGCCTACCAGCAGAGCCCGATCGCGATCACCGTGGAAGGCGCGAACATCATGACCCGCTGCCTGATCATCTACGGCCAGGGGCTGATTCGTTGCCATCCGTATGTCTTCCGTGAAATGGAAGCCGCCCGCGCGCAAGGCCGCGCCGGGCTGGAGGCGTTCGACAGCGCGATGTTCGGCCATATCAGCTTCGTCGTGGCCAACACCGTACGGGCGCTCGTTCATGGCCTGAGTGGGGGACGCCTGCTCAAGGCACCGGCCAGGACCGACAAGTCGCTGGCGACCTACTACCAGCAGGTCGAACGGCTGTCGGTGGTGCTGGCGCTGGCCTCGGATATCTCCATGGGCGTGCTGGGCGGTGCGCTGAAACGCAAGGAGAGCATCACCGGCCGTCTGGGGGACATTCTCTCGCAGCTGTACATCCTGTCCTGCGTGCTCAAGCGTTTCGAGGACGATGGGCGTCCGCAGGGCGACCTGCCGCTGGTGCATTGGGCTGCCCAGGATGCCTTGTTGAAAGCGCATGAGGCATTGGCCGAAGTGCTCGACAACTACCCGTCGAAGGCGGCCGCGCGGGTGATTCGCGCCTTGAGCTTCCCGTTCGGTATCCCGCTGCGCAAGCCGTCCGATCGCCTGCTCGGCGAAGTCGCCGAACTGGTGCAACAGCCGGGTGCGAGCCGCGATCGTCTGCTGGCTGACTCCTATATCCCGCAACCGGACATCGACAAGCTGGCCTATGGCGAACTGGCTTTCCGCCTGTTGCCCCAGGTCGAACTGATCGAGACGCGCCTCAAGTCAGCCGTGCGCGAAGGGACCATCGCCCCCTTGCCGATTTCCCGCGAGGCCTTTGTGGTCTGGCGCGTCAAGGCGCTGGAGCTGCAACTGATCAGCGAGGAGGAAGACCAGTTGCTCGGGCGCTATGTCGAGTATGGCGACCATGCGATCCAGGTCGACGACTTCCCGCAGGACTTCGGGCTGCTCGAAGCCCTGCAGCGGCGCCAGGCGCATGTCGAACAGATGGCCAGGCCAGCCACCAGGCGACGCGCGGCGGTCAACGAAGGCACGGCTGTCGCTGACGACAGCAGCTATTGA
- a CDS encoding AMP-binding protein, translated as MSVASLQSTERVWVKAYHPGVPADVESEIDRYPSLREVFLEHVEKYRQRVAYVSIGTEMGYDEWERRVFAFTGWLQSRGVKKGDRVALMMPNCLQYPICLFGTLLAGAVVVNVNPLYTARELRHLLKDSGAETLVIFENFAHTLEQAMEGSSLKNIVVAAIGDLVGTFKGAALNFVLRHVQKQVPRFNLPGSIRFPAMMKQARNMKPGPVKLTHDDIAFLQYTGGTTGDAKGAMLTHRNILANLMQAKAWVGDQLDENQQETNVTLLPLYHVLSLTVNCLMFMCLGGRNILIANPRDVKRVQMILRKEKFSGIVGVNTLFNGLLENDEFRARDFSDLKLAIAGGMATHTAVARRWQEVTGVPIIEGYGLTECSPVVSISPIDIKRMREGEFSGTIGVPLPSTWVRFAREDGSLADIGEEGELQVRGPQVMKGYWKRPDETAKVLDAEGWLSTGDIGIMNEQGFIRLVDRKKDMILVSGFNVYPNEIEDVVALHPGVAEVAAIGVPDQVTGERVKIFVVRRDPGLTEMQLLAHCREYLTGYKVPRIVEFRVEELPKTTVGKVLRRALRE; from the coding sequence ATGAGTGTCGCGAGCCTGCAGAGTACCGAACGTGTCTGGGTGAAGGCCTACCATCCCGGCGTGCCGGCGGATGTCGAGAGCGAGATCGACCGTTACCCGTCGTTGCGCGAGGTATTCCTTGAACACGTGGAGAAATACCGCCAGCGGGTGGCCTACGTCAGCATCGGCACCGAGATGGGGTATGACGAATGGGAGCGCCGGGTCTTTGCCTTCACCGGCTGGCTGCAGTCGCGAGGGGTGAAGAAGGGCGATCGCGTGGCCCTGATGATGCCCAACTGCCTGCAGTACCCGATCTGCCTGTTCGGCACCCTGCTGGCCGGTGCCGTGGTGGTCAACGTCAACCCGCTCTATACCGCCCGTGAGCTCAGGCACCTGCTCAAGGACAGTGGCGCCGAGACCCTGGTGATCTTCGAGAACTTCGCCCATACGCTGGAACAGGCGATGGAAGGCAGCTCGCTGAAAAATATCGTGGTGGCGGCCATTGGTGACCTGGTGGGGACCTTCAAGGGGGCGGCGCTGAACTTCGTCCTGCGCCATGTGCAGAAACAGGTCCCGCGCTTCAACCTGCCGGGTTCGATCCGTTTCCCGGCGATGATGAAGCAGGCCCGGAACATGAAACCCGGCCCGGTGAAGTTGACCCATGACGATATCGCCTTCCTGCAATACACCGGCGGTACCACAGGCGATGCCAAGGGCGCGATGCTCACCCACCGCAACATCCTCGCCAACCTGATGCAGGCCAAGGCCTGGGTTGGCGACCAGCTCGACGAGAACCAGCAGGAAACCAACGTCACCCTGTTGCCGCTGTATCACGTGCTGTCGCTGACCGTGAACTGCCTGATGTTCATGTGCCTGGGCGGGCGCAACATCCTCATCGCCAACCCGCGGGATGTGAAGCGGGTACAGATGATCCTGCGCAAGGAAAAATTCAGCGGCATCGTCGGGGTCAACACGCTGTTCAATGGTTTGCTGGAGAACGATGAATTCCGCGCGCGGGACTTCTCCGACCTGAAACTGGCGATTGCCGGTGGCATGGCCACGCACACGGCCGTGGCGCGTCGTTGGCAGGAGGTGACCGGGGTCCCGATCATCGAAGGCTACGGGCTCACCGAATGCTCGCCGGTGGTGAGCATCAGTCCGATCGATATCAAGCGCATGCGCGAAGGTGAGTTCAGCGGCACCATCGGTGTGCCATTGCCCTCCACCTGGGTGCGGTTTGCCCGGGAGGATGGCTCGCTGGCGGACATCGGCGAGGAGGGCGAGCTGCAGGTACGTGGGCCGCAGGTGATGAAGGGCTACTGGAAACGTCCGGATGAGACGGCCAAGGTGCTGGATGCCGAGGGCTGGTTGTCGACCGGTGACATCGGGATCATGAACGAGCAGGGCTTCATCCGGCTGGTCGATCGCAAGAAGGACATGATCCTGGTATCGGGCTTCAACGTTTACCCCAACGAGATCGAGGACGTGGTGGCGCTGCACCCCGGGGTGGCCGAGGTAGCGGCGATCGGCGTACCGGACCAGGTGACCGGGGAGCGGGTGAAGATCTTCGTCGTGCGGCGGGATCCGGGCCTGACCGAAATGCAGTTGCTGGCCCATTGCCGGGAATACCTCACCGGGTACAAGGTACCCAGGATCGTCGAATTCCGGGTCGAAGAGCTGCCCAAGACCACGGTGGGCAAGGTGCTGCGTCGGGCCTTGCGCGAGTAG
- a CDS encoding ABC transporter substrate-binding protein, whose translation MKGFRALFAGALAACCVVFATHPARAATPIHFADLNWESGSLITELLRHIVEKGYGLPTDTLPGTTVTLETALARNDIQVIGEEWAGRSPVWVKAEAAGEVLAVGDTVKGATEGWWVPEYVIKGDPERGIKPLAPQLRSVEDLKRYKSVFQDPESPDKGRFLNSPIGWTSEIVNKQKLKAYGLSDSYVNFRSGSGAALDAEITSSIRRGKPILFYYWSPTPLLGKFKLVQLQEPAFDAEAWKTLTDADNPDPRPTRSLASKLSIGVSAPFKQQHPQVVAFFSKVDLPIDLLNQALAKMSEERLPPDQVAKAFLKDHPQVWKAWVPADVAQKVADSL comes from the coding sequence ATGAAAGGATTTCGTGCGCTGTTCGCCGGCGCCCTGGCGGCCTGTTGCGTGGTTTTCGCGACGCATCCGGCCCGTGCGGCGACTCCGATCCACTTTGCCGACCTGAACTGGGAAAGTGGCAGCCTGATCACCGAGCTGTTGCGGCATATCGTCGAGAAAGGCTATGGCCTGCCGACGGACACGCTGCCGGGTACCACCGTGACCCTGGAAACGGCGCTGGCCAGGAATGATATCCAGGTGATCGGTGAAGAATGGGCCGGCCGCAGCCCGGTCTGGGTCAAGGCTGAAGCGGCGGGCGAAGTCCTGGCGGTGGGCGATACCGTCAAGGGGGCCACCGAGGGCTGGTGGGTGCCGGAGTATGTGATCAAGGGGGATCCCGAGCGGGGCATCAAGCCATTGGCGCCGCAGTTGCGCAGTGTCGAGGACCTCAAGCGCTACAAGTCGGTGTTCCAGGACCCCGAGTCGCCCGACAAGGGCCGCTTCCTCAACAGCCCGATCGGCTGGACCTCCGAGATCGTCAACAAACAGAAGCTCAAGGCTTATGGCTTGAGCGACAGCTACGTGAACTTTCGCAGCGGCTCCGGGGCGGCGCTGGATGCCGAAATCACCTCGTCGATTCGGCGTGGCAAGCCGATCCTGTTCTACTACTGGTCGCCGACGCCGTTGCTGGGCAAGTTCAAGCTGGTGCAATTGCAGGAGCCGGCGTTTGATGCCGAGGCCTGGAAGACCCTGACTGACGCCGATAATCCCGATCCCAGGCCGACCCGTTCGCTGGCGTCGAAGCTGAGCATCGGGGTGTCGGCACCGTTCAAGCAGCAACACCCGCAGGTTGTGGCGTTCTTCAGCAAGGTCGACTTGCCGATCGACCTGCTGAACCAGGCCCTGGCGAAGATGAGCGAGGAACGCCTGCCGCCTGACCAGGTGGCGAAGGCGTTCCTCAAGGATCATCCGCAGGTCTGGAAGGCCTGGGTGCCGGCGGACGTGGCGCAGAAGGTTGCAGACAGCCTCTAG
- a CDS encoding acetyl-CoA C-acetyltransferase gives MTDYSFTPAPARRVAILGGNRIPFARSNTVYSHDSNQDLLAAALQGLVDRFGLQGQRLGEFAAGAVIKHSRDFNLARETLLSTTLSPETPAYDIQQACGTGLEAALLVANKIALGQIEVGVAGGSDTTSDAPIGINESLRRTLLDANRSRDTLGKLRSLLAIRPSMFFKPLLPRNGEPRTGLSMGEHCEEMAKRWQIKRLAQDELAMSSHQSLNAAYQRGFFDDLITPYRGLKRDNNLRADTSLEKLAGLGPAYDKRNGTLTAGNSTPLTDGASVVLLASEEWAAAHNLPVLAYLRTGETAAVNFVDGSEGLLMAPAYAVPRMLAREGLGLQDFDFYEIHEAFAAQVLCTLKAWEDADYCRERLGLPAPLGSIDRSKLNVNGGSLGCGHPFAATGGRLLASLAKAIDQRGGGRGLISVCAAGGLGVTAIVEK, from the coding sequence ATGACCGACTACAGCTTCACACCGGCTCCGGCAAGACGGGTCGCCATTCTCGGTGGCAACCGGATTCCCTTTGCCCGTTCCAATACGGTGTATTCCCATGACAGCAACCAGGATCTGCTGGCGGCTGCCCTGCAAGGGCTGGTCGACCGTTTTGGCCTGCAGGGCCAGCGGCTGGGCGAGTTCGCCGCAGGGGCGGTGATCAAGCATTCACGGGACTTCAATCTCGCTCGCGAGACACTGCTGTCCACCACGCTGTCGCCGGAAACCCCGGCCTATGACATCCAGCAAGCCTGTGGCACGGGGCTGGAGGCGGCATTGCTGGTCGCCAACAAGATCGCCCTGGGACAGATCGAGGTCGGAGTCGCCGGCGGTTCCGACACCACCTCCGATGCGCCCATCGGCATCAACGAGTCGCTGCGCCGGACCCTGCTCGACGCCAACCGCAGCAGGGACACCCTGGGCAAGCTGCGCAGCCTGCTCGCCATCCGCCCGTCGATGTTCTTCAAGCCGTTGCTGCCGCGCAATGGCGAGCCGCGCACCGGGCTGTCCATGGGCGAGCATTGCGAGGAGATGGCCAAGCGTTGGCAGATTAAGCGTCTGGCCCAGGACGAACTGGCGATGAGCAGCCACCAATCGCTGAACGCGGCCTATCAGCGCGGGTTCTTCGACGACCTGATCACGCCGTATCGTGGGCTCAAGCGCGACAACAACCTGCGCGCCGACACCAGCCTGGAGAAACTTGCCGGGCTGGGCCCGGCCTACGACAAGCGCAACGGTACCCTCACCGCCGGCAACTCGACGCCGCTGACCGACGGCGCCTCGGTGGTGCTGCTGGCCAGCGAAGAATGGGCGGCAGCGCACAACCTGCCGGTGCTGGCCTATCTGCGCACCGGTGAAACGGCCGCGGTGAACTTCGTCGACGGCAGCGAGGGCCTGCTGATGGCACCGGCCTATGCTGTTCCGCGGATGCTCGCTCGCGAAGGGCTGGGCCTGCAGGACTTTGATTTCTATGAGATCCACGAAGCCTTCGCCGCGCAGGTGCTGTGCACGCTCAAGGCCTGGGAGGATGCCGACTATTGTCGTGAGCGGCTGGGGCTGCCGGCTCCGCTGGGGAGCATCGACCGCAGCAAGCTCAACGTCAACGGCGGCTCGCTCGGCTGCGGGCACCCGTTCGCGGCCACCGGTGGCAGGTTGCTGGCCAGCCTGGCCAAGGCCATTGACCAGCGCGGCGGCGGTCGCGGGCTGATTTCCGTGTGTGCCGCCGGCGGCCTGGGTGTGACGGCGATCGTCGAAAAATAA
- a CDS encoding 3-oxoacyl-ACP reductase, with the protein MSDGYLSFVNSPWGRRLAQSVGLPQPLPLQRYRQGQVGNSLNPVVLAAASQGRLLGELQRIFAATETVAATPASVEAPSTVKVQGLVFDASGLADIAQLDELYRFFHANVRRLTHHGRVLVLGTPPEHCAELAQAVAQRALEGFVRSLGKELRKAITVQLLYVEPGAETEMDSSLRFFLSRRSAYVSGQVVRIAEPVDVPRTIDWQRPLAGRRALVTGACRGIGLAIAQVLAGEGAEVVCLDIPPVEAELQQVAGSLGGAALAMDITAPQAAERLLAFVGEHGAFDIVVHNAGITQDKTLAKMTEASWRKVMAVNLEAPLRLSTALLEGQGLNPGGRIVCVSSISGIAGNLGQSNYATSKAGVIGLVQSLAPLAARQQVTVNGVAPGFIETQMTAKIPLLIREAGRRMNSMSQGGQAEDVAQTIAWLAHPASGGINAQVVRVCGQSLLGA; encoded by the coding sequence ATGTCTGACGGTTATCTTTCTTTCGTCAACTCGCCCTGGGGGCGGCGCCTGGCCCAGTCGGTCGGCTTGCCGCAACCGCTGCCACTGCAGCGCTATCGCCAGGGGCAGGTGGGCAACAGCCTCAATCCGGTGGTATTGGCGGCGGCGTCCCAGGGGCGGCTGTTGGGGGAACTGCAGCGTATCTTCGCTGCCACCGAAACGGTCGCCGCCACACCGGCAAGTGTCGAGGCCCCCTCCACGGTCAAGGTCCAGGGCCTGGTGTTCGATGCCAGCGGCCTGGCCGATATCGCTCAACTGGACGAGCTGTACCGGTTCTTCCATGCCAACGTCCGGCGCCTGACGCATCACGGCCGCGTGCTGGTCCTGGGCACGCCACCGGAGCACTGCGCGGAACTGGCCCAGGCGGTGGCGCAGCGGGCCCTGGAGGGCTTCGTGCGGTCGCTGGGCAAGGAACTGCGCAAGGCGATCACCGTGCAGTTGCTGTACGTGGAGCCCGGTGCGGAAACGGAAATGGACAGCAGCCTGCGCTTCTTCCTGTCGCGCCGGTCCGCCTATGTCTCCGGCCAGGTGGTGCGTATCGCCGAACCGGTGGATGTGCCCAGGACCATCGACTGGCAGCGGCCATTGGCCGGGCGGCGGGCGCTGGTCACCGGGGCCTGCCGCGGCATCGGCCTGGCGATCGCCCAGGTGCTGGCCGGTGAGGGCGCCGAGGTGGTCTGCCTGGACATTCCGCCGGTGGAGGCGGAGTTGCAGCAGGTGGCCGGCTCCCTGGGCGGGGCGGCGCTGGCCATGGACATCACCGCACCGCAGGCCGCCGAGCGCTTGCTGGCCTTTGTCGGCGAACACGGTGCCTTCGATATCGTCGTGCATAACGCCGGTATCACCCAGGACAAGACCCTGGCGAAGATGACCGAGGCCTCCTGGCGCAAGGTCATGGCGGTCAACCTTGAGGCGCCGCTGCGCTTGAGCACGGCGCTGCTCGAGGGCCAGGGGCTCAATCCCGGTGGGCGTATCGTCTGCGTGTCGTCGATCTCCGGGATCGCCGGCAACCTTGGGCAGAGCAACTATGCCACCTCCAAGGCCGGGGTGATCGGCCTGGTGCAGAGCCTGGCGCCGCTGGCCGCGCGGCAGCAGGTGACGGTCAATGGCGTGGCGCCCGGGTTCATCGAAACCCAGATGACCGCGAAGATTCCGTTGCTGATCCGCGAGGCCGGGCGGCGGATGAACTCCATGTCCCAGGGCGGGCAGGCCGAGGACGTGGCGCAGACCATCGCCTGGCTGGCGCACCCGGCCTCGGGTGGGATCAATGCGCAGGTCGTGCGCGTGTGCGGGCAAAGCCTGCTGGGGGCCTGA